The Cyclobacteriaceae bacterium genome includes a region encoding these proteins:
- a CDS encoding ATP-dependent DNA ligase has protein sequence MKKFANLFQQIDRTTKTNEKVELLKAYFLSASDEDKIWALALFTGRRPSTNIKSGQLTEWALEMAGIPLWLYRESYNSVGDMAETISLLLPVSTSSSSKSLNDWFQDLAKLKGTSDELKKEFITNAWRQLSPFEIFVFNKLMMGSFRIGVSQTLVIRAVSEATNQEASVVTHRVMGHWDPFRITYKELIQSENPGDQYSRPYPFYLAYAIENTLEDLGEPGDWFAEWKWDGIRAQIIFRNNELYIWSRGEELVTDKFPELSIFSDLIPEGTVLDGEILCFANDKPLPFNVLQTRIGRKNITKKILQEAPVAFIAYDILEFNGKDIRNQSQSQRRDVLERVFNSSRVNSVFRLSSLLPHETWEDLNKLHLLARENVAEGFMIKRKEATYQTGRKKGDWWKWKIDPLSIDAVLIYAQKGHGRRAELYTDYTFAVWDKEKLVPFAKAYSGLTDAEIREVDRFVKQNTLEKFGPVRTVKPQLVFEIGFEGINESSRHKSGIAVRFPRMLRWRKDKPVEEADTLENLKSILETYR, from the coding sequence ATGAAAAAGTTCGCAAATCTTTTTCAGCAGATTGACCGAACGACAAAGACCAATGAAAAAGTTGAGCTGTTAAAAGCATATTTTCTTTCTGCTTCTGATGAGGATAAAATCTGGGCACTTGCATTGTTCACCGGAAGAAGGCCGTCTACGAATATAAAGTCAGGGCAATTAACTGAATGGGCATTGGAGATGGCTGGCATTCCGTTGTGGTTGTATCGCGAAAGTTATAATAGTGTGGGTGATATGGCAGAGACGATCTCTTTATTGCTTCCTGTCTCCACATCTTCCTCATCCAAATCACTTAATGACTGGTTTCAGGATCTGGCGAAACTAAAAGGGACTTCTGATGAATTAAAGAAAGAATTTATCACAAATGCATGGAGACAACTTTCACCTTTTGAGATTTTTGTTTTCAATAAATTAATGATGGGAAGTTTTCGCATTGGGGTTTCTCAAACTCTTGTAATACGGGCCGTCAGCGAAGCAACAAACCAGGAAGCATCTGTTGTCACCCACAGAGTGATGGGTCATTGGGATCCGTTCAGGATAACTTATAAAGAACTGATCCAGTCTGAAAATCCAGGAGATCAATATTCAAGGCCCTATCCCTTTTATCTGGCGTATGCGATTGAAAACACACTGGAGGATCTGGGCGAACCCGGAGATTGGTTTGCTGAATGGAAGTGGGATGGCATTCGCGCACAGATAATCTTCCGCAATAATGAATTATACATCTGGTCAAGAGGAGAGGAGCTGGTCACTGATAAGTTTCCAGAGCTCAGTATATTTTCTGATCTGATTCCGGAAGGCACTGTGCTGGACGGAGAGATTCTTTGCTTTGCGAATGATAAGCCTTTACCGTTTAATGTTCTGCAAACACGCATCGGACGTAAAAACATTACAAAAAAAATTCTCCAGGAAGCTCCTGTTGCCTTTATCGCTTATGATATTCTTGAGTTTAACGGAAAGGACATTCGCAATCAATCACAGTCTCAAAGAAGAGATGTACTTGAAAGAGTATTTAATTCTTCCCGTGTTAATAGTGTATTCAGACTTTCTTCATTGTTACCACACGAAACATGGGAAGATCTGAATAAACTTCATTTACTGGCGCGCGAGAATGTGGCTGAAGGTTTTATGATAAAGCGCAAGGAAGCAACGTACCAGACAGGAAGAAAAAAAGGCGACTGGTGGAAATGGAAGATAGATCCTTTGAGTATTGATGCTGTCCTTATCTATGCACAGAAAGGTCATGGAAGAAGAGCTGAATTGTATACGGACTATACCTTCGCAGTTTGGGACAAAGAGAAGCTGGTACCTTTTGCAAAAGCATATTCAGGATTAACCGATGCTGAGATCAGGGAAGTCGATCGATTTGTTAAACAGAACACGCTTGAAAAATTTGGTCCGGTGCGAACGGTAAAACCCCAATTGGTTTTTGAGATAGGATTTGAAGGAATCAATGAATCATCACGACACAAGTCCGGAATTGCAGTTCGCTTTCCAAGAATGCTGAGATGGAGAAAGGATAAGCCTGTTGAGGAGGCAGACACTCTTGAAAACCTGAAATCAATCCTCGAGACCTACCGATAG
- a CDS encoding PA2169 family four-helix-bundle protein: MERKEEFTQVLNDLLKINNDRIRQYKKATKEIADLDWRTLFLSNIDESKKFGMELSLEIMRNGGEPKVGSTTTSGKIYRFWMEIKDTLTGKDRESILNECEFVEDAVLRAYERAMQRKDFSVDISRLLGRQLELLRESHATINRYRDMTLLDLYKI; the protein is encoded by the coding sequence ATGGAGCGAAAGGAAGAATTCACACAGGTTCTCAACGATTTGCTAAAGATCAACAACGACAGGATCAGGCAATATAAAAAGGCAACGAAAGAGATTGCTGATTTGGACTGGAGAACACTTTTTCTTTCAAACATCGATGAGAGCAAGAAATTCGGAATGGAACTTTCTCTGGAGATAATGAGAAATGGTGGAGAGCCGAAAGTTGGCTCAACTACAACATCCGGGAAGATCTATAGATTCTGGATGGAGATCAAAGATACTCTCACGGGTAAAGACCGTGAATCTATTCTGAATGAATGTGAGTTTGTTGAGGATGCGGTTTTAAGAGCTTATGAGAGAGCGATGCAGAGGAAAGATTTTTCAGTGGACATCTCAAGACTTCTCGGCAGACAACTTGAATTGTTGAGAGAATCTCACGCAACCATTAACCGGTATCGCGATATGACATTGCTTGATTTGTATAAAATTTAA
- a CDS encoding ferritin, whose protein sequence is MNTNRLSKEMSEALNAQMTKEAHASQIYLSYGAWADSNGFGGIANFLFRHAQEERNHMMKILEYILKRGGVVTVTAIPAPPANPTSINNCFEKVFGHEVDNTTAVYKVVNLSLKEEDWATWNFMQWFVKEQTEEETLALNLLDKIKIAGGEDAEKTSLYSLDRDMETKPDDATLAQDVTADNP, encoded by the coding sequence ATGAATACAAATCGACTTTCAAAGGAAATGTCTGAAGCATTAAATGCCCAGATGACTAAAGAAGCGCACGCCTCCCAGATCTATTTATCTTATGGTGCGTGGGCGGATAGTAATGGCTTTGGCGGTATTGCGAACTTTCTTTTCAGACATGCTCAGGAGGAAAGAAATCATATGATGAAGATCCTGGAGTACATTTTGAAAAGAGGTGGTGTAGTGACTGTTACGGCAATACCTGCCCCTCCGGCAAATCCTACCAGCATAAACAACTGTTTTGAAAAAGTTTTTGGACATGAAGTAGACAATACAACAGCTGTATATAAAGTTGTAAATCTTAGCCTCAAGGAAGAAGACTGGGCAACATGGAACTTTATGCAGTGGTTTGTAAAAGAGCAAACTGAAGAAGAAACACTGGCCCTCAATCTGCTGGACAAGATCAAAATTGCTGGTGGTGAAGATGCTGAAAAGACTTCCTTATACTCTCTGGACAGAGATATGGAAACGAAACCTGACGATGCAACGCTTGCCCAGGATGTAACAGCAGATAATCCATAA
- a CDS encoding ligase-associated DNA damage response exonuclease codes for MDKSLLQFSSSSIYCPQADIHIDPWKPVDFAMITHAHSDHARPGCKHYLAHKDSESILRLRLGEEISLQTVEYGEKIIKNGVQFSLHPAGHVIGSSQIRVEHKGEVWVASGDYKVQDDHFSKTFEPVKCNTFITESTFGLPIYKWRPQQEVMNDIKEWWKENQLQDKASVLLGYALGKMQRLIKNLQPFDHPVFAHGAIYNVNERLRAAGFDLPHIPLVTTEINKKMYRGALILGTSSSLNTPWLKKFEPYSVGYCSGWMAVRGAKNRRSVDRGFILSDHADWNELNSVIAATGAEKVYVTHGYTDAYSQWLNEQGIEAEEVSTKYGEEEDVTLEEVRT; via the coding sequence ATGGATAAATCTCTTTTGCAATTTTCCTCTTCCAGCATCTACTGTCCCCAGGCTGATATTCATATTGATCCGTGGAAGCCTGTTGATTTTGCAATGATTACACATGCTCATAGTGATCACGCACGTCCGGGATGCAAGCATTATCTCGCTCACAAGGATTCAGAAAGTATCCTGCGACTAAGACTTGGCGAAGAGATCTCCTTACAAACAGTAGAGTATGGAGAGAAAATCATAAAGAATGGAGTTCAGTTTTCTTTGCATCCTGCCGGCCATGTGATCGGTTCTTCCCAGATCCGTGTGGAACACAAAGGAGAGGTTTGGGTGGCCAGTGGTGACTATAAAGTTCAGGATGATCATTTTTCAAAAACCTTTGAGCCGGTTAAGTGCAATACTTTCATAACCGAATCAACGTTCGGGCTTCCTATCTATAAATGGCGACCTCAGCAGGAGGTCATGAATGATATTAAGGAGTGGTGGAAGGAAAATCAGCTACAGGACAAAGCAAGTGTGTTACTGGGATATGCATTGGGAAAGATGCAGCGTCTGATTAAGAATTTGCAGCCGTTTGATCATCCTGTCTTTGCGCACGGGGCAATTTATAATGTTAATGAGCGTCTTCGGGCGGCAGGTTTTGATCTCCCTCACATTCCGTTGGTCACAACGGAGATCAATAAGAAAATGTACAGAGGAGCTTTGATACTTGGGACGTCTTCTTCACTCAACACTCCCTGGTTGAAAAAATTTGAGCCTTACTCTGTAGGTTATTGCTCTGGATGGATGGCAGTAAGAGGTGCGAAAAACCGGAGATCAGTGGATCGTGGATTTATTTTATCTGATCATGCCGATTGGAATGAACTGAATTCAGTGATTGCCGCAACCGGGGCCGAAAAAGTCTATGTCACACATGGCTATACCGACGCATATTCTCAATGGTTGAACGAACAGGGAATTGAGGCAGAAGAAGTGAGTACTAAGTATGGCGAAGAAGAAGATGTAACATTGGAGGAGGTAAGAACATGA
- a CDS encoding PA2169 family four-helix-bundle protein, translating to MENQKTIDVLNSLIQINNDRMDGYDHASNETDESDLRDMFSVLSATSRKCNEELIEQVEELGGEPIEGTTASGKIYRVWMDVKAALTKKDRKAILDSCEYGEDWAVKTYENVLKDKTGDLTSELNQIVREQYQWIKKDHDKVRNMRDSVPA from the coding sequence ATGGAAAATCAAAAAACAATAGATGTTCTGAACAGTTTGATTCAGATCAACAACGATAGAATGGATGGATACGACCATGCTTCAAATGAGACAGATGAATCTGATCTAAGGGATATGTTTTCTGTCCTGTCAGCGACCAGCAGAAAGTGCAATGAGGAGCTGATAGAACAGGTTGAGGAACTTGGCGGCGAGCCAATAGAAGGCACAACTGCCAGTGGAAAAATATACCGTGTATGGATGGACGTAAAGGCAGCTTTGACTAAAAAGGACCGTAAAGCAATCCTTGATTCATGTGAATACGGAGAAGATTGGGCTGTTAAAACTTATGAGAATGTTCTTAAGGATAAGACAGGCGATCTTACTTCAGAGCTGAACCAAATTGTTCGTGAGCAGTATCAGTGGATCAAAAAAGATCACGATAAGGTAAGAAACATGAGAGATTCTGTTCCGGCTTAA
- a CDS encoding response regulator, whose product MKKKKILVIDDDQDFGLALSYFFADKDFELFLAHNIADGMDMLEKERPEYIFLDNSLPDGLGWGKTEYILKNYPNTHLNLLSALGVPKTSASTFRILEKPITLDEILSCLN is encoded by the coding sequence ATGAAAAAGAAGAAGATATTGGTGATAGATGATGATCAGGATTTCGGGTTAGCACTCTCTTATTTTTTCGCTGATAAAGATTTCGAATTATTTCTTGCACATAACATAGCTGACGGCATGGATATGCTGGAGAAAGAAAGACCTGAATACATTTTTCTGGATAACAGCCTGCCCGATGGACTTGGCTGGGGAAAGACAGAGTACATACTGAAAAATTATCCTAACACCCATTTGAATCTGCTAAGCGCATTGGGTGTACCAAAAACATCCGCATCAACATTTAGAATTCTGGAAAAACCAATAACCCTGGATGAGATCCTGTCATGCCTTAACTAA
- a CDS encoding ferritin-like domain-containing protein: protein MKNMKTVAVDAKTKAHPGAQLEEFFYEALKDIYWAEKQLTKAIPKMIRAATTEELQEVLDEHLEETIDQVTQLEKVFELLDKKPLAKKCDAMEGLMKEAESIIEETEEGSMTRDVALIFAGQKIEHYEIATYGTLVRLAKTMNREDVADLLNKILDQEKEADMTLTGVAENNINVEATQEVEA, encoded by the coding sequence ATGAAAAACATGAAAACCGTTGCCGTAGATGCCAAAACCAAAGCTCATCCTGGCGCTCAGCTGGAGGAGTTTTTTTATGAAGCCCTTAAAGACATTTATTGGGCTGAGAAGCAACTCACAAAAGCAATTCCGAAAATGATACGGGCTGCTACCACTGAGGAACTTCAGGAGGTGTTGGATGAGCATCTTGAAGAAACAATAGATCAGGTTACACAACTCGAAAAAGTATTTGAACTATTGGACAAAAAGCCACTGGCGAAGAAATGTGATGCTATGGAAGGCTTAATGAAAGAAGCTGAAAGTATCATTGAGGAAACAGAGGAAGGCTCTATGACCCGCGATGTTGCATTGATCTTCGCCGGACAAAAAATTGAACACTATGAAATCGCAACCTACGGTACATTGGTGCGTCTCGCAAAGACCATGAACCGGGAAGATGTTGCCGATCTATTAAATAAAATACTTGATCAGGAAAAAGAAGCTGACATGACGCTTACAGGTGTTGCTGAAAACAACATCAATGTAGAAGCTACTCAGGAAGTAGAAGCATAA
- a CDS encoding DNA topoisomerase IB, which yields MNNEAEEIDLSHKEFLTLDKDYESAASAANLVYLKDNVPGILRKQSGKGFSYSYKDKSVTDEKTLARIKKLAIPPAWTDVWISPKPSGHIQATGVDVRKRKQYRYHTLWNNIRSQTKFHRLYEFGKALPALRLQLDKDVSLPELNERKVLAAVILLMERTYIRVGNAGYEKMNGSYGLTTLKDKHVLIQKGEMNFSFKGKKGVYHKISLKNKKLAKIVKECRDVPGKELFQYYAADGSQRSIDSGSVNQYIKDASGMDFSAKDFRLWAGSLNILQAFKVCGEAETASDCKKNVLASLDEVSSKLGNTRTVCKKYYVHPGIIKLYEENGLTKYLKEIEGSDQLEDSPELHHDEKILLKILKGLH from the coding sequence ATGAATAACGAGGCCGAAGAGATAGACCTTTCCCATAAGGAATTTCTCACCCTTGATAAGGACTATGAATCTGCTGCTTCTGCCGCGAATCTGGTCTATTTAAAGGATAATGTTCCTGGAATCCTAAGAAAGCAAAGTGGAAAAGGCTTTTCTTATTCCTATAAAGACAAGTCCGTCACAGATGAAAAAACTCTCGCCAGAATCAAGAAACTTGCTATTCCTCCTGCATGGACTGATGTATGGATATCACCAAAACCATCCGGCCATATTCAGGCGACCGGGGTTGATGTCAGGAAAAGAAAACAATACCGATACCATACACTCTGGAATAATATAAGAAGCCAAACGAAGTTTCATCGGCTTTATGAGTTTGGAAAAGCTCTTCCTGCTTTAAGACTTCAGTTGGATAAGGATGTTTCTTTACCTGAACTAAATGAACGGAAGGTACTGGCAGCCGTTATTCTTTTAATGGAGCGCACTTATATCCGGGTTGGTAATGCTGGTTATGAAAAAATGAATGGTTCCTACGGTCTCACTACATTGAAAGATAAACATGTATTGATACAAAAGGGTGAAATGAATTTCTCATTCAAAGGTAAGAAGGGTGTTTACCACAAGATATCCTTAAAGAATAAGAAGCTTGCAAAGATTGTTAAGGAATGCAGGGATGTTCCTGGCAAAGAACTGTTTCAGTATTATGCGGCAGATGGAAGTCAAAGAAGCATTGATTCCGGAAGCGTCAATCAGTACATCAAGGACGCATCGGGAATGGACTTTAGCGCTAAGGACTTTCGCTTATGGGCTGGTTCATTAAATATTCTTCAGGCTTTCAAGGTTTGTGGCGAAGCTGAGACAGCTTCCGATTGCAAGAAAAATGTTCTTGCCAGCCTTGATGAAGTTAGTTCAAAGCTGGGAAACACAAGAACAGTGTGTAAAAAGTATTATGTGCATCCGGGAATTATTAAACTGTATGAGGAGAACGGTCTGACAAAATACCTCAAGGAAATTGAAGGTTCAGATCAGCTTGAAGATTCTCCTGAGTTGCACCATGACGAGAAGATTCTTTTAAAGATCCTTAAAGGCCTTCACTGA